Part of the Vigna unguiculata cultivar IT97K-499-35 chromosome 3, ASM411807v1, whole genome shotgun sequence genome, CCTTTTCGTTATGTTTTTACGTGTACCACGTTTATATAAATTCTACGGTTTTTACATTTGGTTCGTACCAGAGATTAGACACTGATTAATTACTCTAGTGTGATAATCTCTCACGGGTTTAAAGCTCAGAAATGGCACCCTTTGTCAGCAATAACTATGCTTTGGTGTTTTTATCTGTTCTCTTTTCTCTGGCCATGCACGTAGCTCATGGGAATAATGATGCGCCACCATTATTCATATTTGGAGACTCAACTTTCGATGTTGGAACCAACAATTTTCTTAGGTCCAAAGCAAGGGCCAATTTCCCCTACAACGgcattgatttttataattcaCTTCCCACAGGAAGGTTTAGCAATGGCTTCAACACTGCAGACCAAATTGGTAAAAAcattatttgaagaatttgttTTCACATAATTAGTCTTATGGAATGTTTTTTATTGAATGTTTTTCCTGCACTTTTTTTTGGTTCTGTGGAAACTAGCGAGGCTATTCGGTTATCAGCAGAGTCCACCACCTTTTTTGACttcacagaaaaataaaaacagttcCAAGAATAACATTCTGCAGGGTGTAAATTTCGCGTCAGGGGGATCAGGAATTCTCAGAGAAACAGGGTCCTTGGAATGGGTAATCACTAGTAACATATGTGAAGAAAGATTTAAGTACAAATTTCTGTGTTTTACTCATTGTTTTACTCATTTGCATGCTGATATCAGATATTTTTTGCATGTTTCAGTTTATAAAGATTCTATAGATTTGGTTGGAGTGATTGTATAGATTGAATGTTATAAATATCTGTAATTGATGTTTGTAGGGAGAAGTGGTTTTCTTTGAAAGACAGGTGGCACAATTTGCATCGGTTCGTGCAAGAATCAACGGGATACTGGGAGGAGAAAAAGCTGATACATTTGTTTCGAAGTCTTTGTTTCTCATTAGCGTTGGAAGCAATGATCTCTTCGATTTTGCACGTAACGACAGTGGGTCCATTCATTTGGGCGCAGAAGAATATTTATCTGTTACACAACACACATACTACTCTCATTTAAAGGTAACAACTTTCGCAGCACCCAATTggtatatataaaagaagacaTGGTTGGTTGATTAGTATAAGTATTGGGGTTAAAACTGCAGAAGCTTTATGAGTTGGGGGCTAGAAAATTTGGCATCATAAGCGTTGCACCCATAGGATGTTGTCCCGCTATAACGTCTGGCAATGGAGGGCAGTGTGTGAAAGCACTGAATGATTTTGCAGTTGCGTTCCATTCAACGACTAAACTTCTTCTCCTGAAGCTGAGTTCAGAATTGGAAGGCTTCCGCTACTCACTTGCTGACTCTTTTCTGATGACCAACACCTTGTTAAACAATGCATCTGCTTTCGGTAAGCACCACCATGTAAACATTTTCATCATTCCGGTTTTACGTTATAAACATAAGTTTTGACTCAATCGACCCAAACTGCTACGATTTGTGATGAAGTATTTGAATGTTGGGTAACGTGTAGGGTTGAATGAAACGAAGTCAGCATGTTGCGGAAGTGGGTATCTGAATGGAAAAGATGGATGCATAAAAGCTCACAACGCTACTCTTTGTGCAAATCGAGAAGAGTTCTTGTTTTGGGATTGGTTTCATCCTACTGagaaagtttctaaattggcTGCTGAGACGGTATTTGGAGGAGGCATCAACTTTGTTAGTCCAATCAATTTTAGCCAGTTAGCTTCTTCCTATTGATGATGTCTCGGTCATAACAAACTATTacaattt contains:
- the LOC114178995 gene encoding GDSL esterase/lipase At5g55050-like, which translates into the protein MAPFVSNNYALVFLSVLFSLAMHVAHGNNDAPPLFIFGDSTFDVGTNNFLRSKARANFPYNGIDFYNSLPTGRFSNGFNTADQIARLFGYQQSPPPFLTSQKNKNSSKNNILQGVNFASGGSGILRETGSLEWGEVVFFERQVAQFASVRARINGILGGEKADTFVSKSLFLISVGSNDLFDFARNDSGSIHLGAEEYLSVTQHTYYSHLKKLYELGARKFGIISVAPIGCCPAITSGNGGQCVKALNDFAVAFHSTTKLLLLKLSSELEGFRYSLADSFLMTNTLLNNASAFGLNETKSACCGSGYLNGKDGCIKAHNATLCANREEFLFWDWFHPTEKVSKLAAETVFGGGINFVSPINFSQLASSY